Proteins co-encoded in one Symmachiella macrocystis genomic window:
- a CDS encoding DUF1015 domain-containing protein, which yields MADIHPFRALRYDVAQVGDISDVVAPPYDVINEQMQTELYEKHPCNTVRLILNRTEPGDAGVDDKYDRAANFLKRWVNDGLLSRDREDALYVYHQEFDWAGQHFVRKGFLCRVRLEEFGKGKIFPHEQTMSGPKADRLALIKACHTNLSPIFGLFPDSDQAAQTPLESAIAEMTPMEATDHLGVIHRLWAVTDRAAINETLEVLRETPVFIADGHHRYETALNYRNHLAETGKLADENSPANFVMMMMVGMSDPGLAILPTHRLVSGLPDMTSDQLITALEGLFEIEAVGEGAAAMQECWDLIDADGGQDVFGFGTTADNRWVFARLTNGSLMTELAPDQSDAWRDLGVSVLRSLVLEHCLKNNIAGADPQCTYVRLLEEVTEAQRNGSCQLACLVPPAGMEHIEEIAGNFEKMPPKSTYFYPKLLSGLLFNPLDQ from the coding sequence ATGGCTGATATACATCCCTTTCGTGCTTTGCGGTATGACGTGGCTCAAGTGGGCGACATTTCCGACGTTGTCGCTCCGCCTTATGACGTGATTAACGAGCAAATGCAGACGGAGCTCTACGAAAAACATCCCTGCAATACTGTGCGGTTGATCCTCAATCGGACCGAACCGGGCGACGCCGGAGTGGACGATAAATACGATCGCGCCGCCAACTTTCTCAAACGGTGGGTCAACGATGGCCTATTATCTCGTGATCGCGAAGATGCGCTGTACGTCTATCATCAAGAATTCGATTGGGCCGGCCAGCATTTCGTCCGCAAAGGATTCTTGTGCCGCGTTCGATTGGAAGAGTTCGGCAAAGGAAAAATCTTTCCACACGAACAGACTATGTCCGGTCCCAAAGCGGATCGGCTGGCTTTAATTAAGGCCTGCCACACGAACCTCTCCCCGATATTTGGCCTGTTCCCCGACAGTGACCAAGCCGCGCAGACGCCATTGGAATCAGCGATCGCCGAGATGACCCCCATGGAGGCAACCGACCATCTGGGGGTGATTCATCGTCTATGGGCTGTGACCGACCGAGCGGCGATCAACGAAACCCTGGAAGTCCTGCGGGAGACTCCAGTTTTTATCGCTGATGGACATCACCGTTATGAAACCGCGCTGAATTATCGCAACCACTTAGCCGAGACCGGGAAATTGGCGGATGAAAATTCGCCCGCCAACTTTGTGATGATGATGATGGTCGGCATGAGCGATCCCGGTTTGGCAATCTTGCCCACGCACCGACTGGTCAGTGGACTGCCCGATATGACCAGCGACCAACTCATCACCGCTTTGGAGGGCCTATTTGAAATCGAAGCGGTCGGCGAGGGGGCAGCGGCGATGCAGGAGTGTTGGGATCTGATTGACGCTGACGGCGGTCAGGATGTATTCGGATTCGGCACGACCGCTGATAATAGGTGGGTCTTCGCGCGATTGACCAACGGCAGCTTGATGACCGAACTCGCCCCCGACCAAAGTGACGCCTGGCGAGACTTGGGAGTGAGCGTCCTGAGAAGTTTGGTTTTAGAGCATTGCCTCAAAAACAACATTGCGGGAGCGGACCCCCAATGCACCTATGTGCGGTTGTTGGAAGAAGTCACCGAGGCTCAACGAAACGGCAGTTGCCAATTGGCCTGCCTGGTTCCGCCGGCGGGAATGGAACACATTGAGGAGATCGCCGGGAACTTTGAGAAGATGCCGCCGAAAAGTACCTATTTTTATCCCAAACTGCTCAGTGGGTTGCTGTTCAATCCGCTGGATCAGTAA
- a CDS encoding phosphoribosylanthranilate isomerase, protein MWIKICGIKDVETAQRIAAMGPDAIGLNFYQPSPRAVDFTVAAQIAAKLPDSVEPVGLFVNHTEEEIRAGAKTCNLLTVQLHGDEPPGFSAAFPELKIIRALRVGSDGLDELSAYLAECNQLGTMPNYCLVDAHVPGQYGGTGQTVSWKMLAREYRRDEWPPLILSGGLTPENVADAIRACRPWGVDVSSGVESTRGVKDLELVQRFIEAVRGVDLNENA, encoded by the coding sequence ATGTGGATTAAAATTTGCGGCATTAAGGATGTGGAAACCGCGCAACGGATTGCCGCCATGGGACCTGATGCGATTGGTCTGAATTTCTACCAGCCATCTCCGCGAGCCGTCGATTTCACCGTTGCGGCCCAGATTGCCGCGAAATTGCCTGATTCTGTTGAGCCGGTCGGTCTGTTCGTCAATCACACGGAGGAAGAGATTCGCGCGGGAGCAAAAACGTGCAATCTGCTGACGGTTCAATTGCACGGCGACGAACCTCCCGGTTTTTCTGCGGCGTTTCCAGAGCTGAAAATTATCCGCGCCTTGCGTGTTGGTAGTGACGGACTGGATGAACTGTCCGCCTATTTGGCCGAATGCAACCAACTGGGGACGATGCCCAATTATTGCCTCGTCGATGCTCATGTGCCGGGCCAATACGGCGGGACCGGGCAGACGGTTTCCTGGAAAATGTTGGCACGAGAGTATCGCCGTGACGAATGGCCGCCATTGATCCTCTCCGGAGGATTGACCCCGGAAAACGTCGCAGACGCAATTCGCGCCTGCCGCCCCTGGGGTGTGGATGTTTCCAGCGGAGTGGAATCGACGCGCGGCGTAAAAGATTTAGAATTGGTGCAACGGTTCATCGAAGCGGTGCGGGGCGTGGATTTGAACGAGAACGCTTAA
- the trkA gene encoding Trk system potassium transporter TrkA, whose product MNIVILGAGTVGTSIAELLCANRHNVILVDPSRQALEIVEDHLDVQSVVGSACDAATLFHAGVQSADLCLSVTSGDEINLVGASLAKSMGATRSIARIFNPTYRDASTFDYQRHFGIDRLLSLEHLTALELAKAIRKRGLFAVENFARGGIEVQELAVEADAKTSGVPLRDLKFPPGVRVGLISNGHKTYIPSGDDVLAAGDHVTLIGQREALEDVRNLFQHKTESKLSVIIAGGGAIGYNLARILQGQRFNVSLLEADEQRCHYLAERLSETTVLHDDATRLSVLKEARVGKADVFVAAMGHDEDNIMCGIEALEIGAPRIMSVIRRPDYANVVQKLGIDKAVSPREVMAQQVLGMVQAGPILARTELAGGVAEAWELDVPPKAEILKAKLKDLNLPQQCLVAAIVREDYVRVPGAEDQVRAGDTLVVLVQKESIDQTLKLFLAP is encoded by the coding sequence ATGAATATTGTGATTCTCGGTGCGGGGACCGTCGGCACCTCGATTGCTGAATTGTTGTGCGCCAATCGTCATAACGTCATTTTGGTTGACCCCTCCCGGCAGGCGCTGGAAATTGTGGAAGACCATCTGGACGTCCAGTCGGTCGTCGGATCGGCCTGTGATGCGGCCACCTTGTTTCATGCCGGTGTGCAAAGCGCTGATTTGTGCCTCAGTGTGACCAGTGGCGATGAAATCAACCTCGTCGGCGCCAGCCTCGCCAAGTCGATGGGGGCCACGCGTAGCATTGCGCGGATTTTTAATCCAACCTATCGCGACGCCAGCACCTTTGATTATCAACGGCATTTTGGCATCGATCGCTTGTTGAGTCTGGAACATCTGACCGCGTTGGAACTTGCCAAGGCAATCCGCAAACGCGGGTTATTTGCCGTAGAAAACTTCGCCCGTGGGGGAATCGAAGTTCAAGAACTGGCTGTCGAGGCCGATGCCAAGACCTCCGGTGTTCCCTTGCGCGATCTGAAATTCCCCCCAGGAGTAAGGGTCGGTTTGATCTCCAACGGGCACAAGACGTACATTCCCAGCGGCGACGACGTGCTGGCTGCGGGTGATCATGTCACGCTAATCGGCCAACGCGAGGCGCTGGAGGATGTCCGTAATCTCTTTCAACACAAGACGGAATCCAAACTCAGTGTGATCATCGCCGGCGGGGGGGCAATCGGCTACAACCTTGCCCGCATTCTGCAGGGACAACGCTTTAATGTCTCGCTACTCGAGGCGGATGAACAACGTTGCCACTACTTGGCTGAGCGCTTGTCGGAAACGACCGTCCTGCACGATGACGCCACGCGGCTCAGCGTGCTGAAGGAGGCCCGCGTGGGCAAGGCCGATGTCTTCGTCGCCGCCATGGGACACGATGAAGACAATATCATGTGCGGAATCGAAGCCTTGGAAATCGGGGCGCCGCGGATCATGAGTGTGATCCGCCGTCCGGATTATGCCAATGTGGTCCAAAAATTGGGAATCGACAAAGCAGTCAGTCCCCGAGAGGTGATGGCGCAACAAGTGCTCGGCATGGTGCAGGCCGGACCGATTCTGGCTAGAACCGAATTGGCCGGCGGAGTTGCGGAGGCTTGGGAGTTGGATGTCCCTCCCAAAGCGGAGATCCTCAAGGCAAAACTCAAGGATTTGAACTTGCCGCAACAATGTCTGGTGGCAGCCATCGTCCGCGAAGACTATGTCCGGGTCCCGGGCGCCGAAGACCAAGTCCGCGCCGGCGATACTTTGGTTGTCCTGGTCCAGAAGGAGAGTATCGATCAAACTCTGAAGTTGTTCCTCGCTCCGTAA
- a CDS encoding ATP-grasp domain-containing protein has protein sequence MRLFVSEFLCSGAWPAELAGSLLDEGRAMLSAFLEDASRIDGIDVATTWDTRLGPPPHGIAEVHLVQTAQEERRLFEQLVENCDATFLIAPEFDDHLTRRAESVISQNRPLCGPHVAAIKLCADKLQLARQLQEAGVATIDTSGFDPSNIAESSIQFPCVIKPRYGAGSQETRFIPDAATLKAVVASLGADSQLHQGIVQPYLPGTPVSVAVLINHKGHCVHRFPPALQRLTDDGFFTYQGGQVPALGLPHSITEQLATEACNAVPGLRGYVGIDLIVPADAPDSAVVVEINPRLTTSYLGYRRLAEENLAERILFPDKFPNPIRWRSQTITFTPDGQFSTTT, from the coding sequence ATGCGTTTGTTTGTCAGCGAATTTTTGTGTAGCGGAGCATGGCCTGCGGAGTTGGCTGGCTCGCTACTCGACGAAGGTCGGGCTATGTTGTCGGCATTTCTGGAAGACGCGAGCCGCATCGACGGAATCGATGTGGCCACGACCTGGGATACTCGCCTCGGCCCCCCGCCACATGGCATAGCTGAAGTTCATTTGGTGCAAACCGCCCAAGAGGAACGCCGACTGTTCGAACAGCTCGTCGAAAACTGCGATGCGACGTTCTTGATCGCACCGGAATTCGATGACCACCTCACTCGCCGCGCGGAAAGTGTCATCTCACAAAACCGCCCACTGTGCGGACCGCACGTTGCCGCCATAAAACTGTGCGCCGACAAACTCCAACTCGCTCGCCAACTGCAAGAAGCGGGTGTCGCCACGATCGACACCTCCGGGTTTGATCCAAGCAACATTGCCGAATCCAGCATCCAATTTCCCTGCGTCATCAAACCTCGCTATGGCGCAGGATCACAGGAAACGCGGTTCATCCCTGATGCCGCTACGTTAAAAGCGGTGGTCGCAAGCCTGGGCGCGGATTCGCAATTGCATCAAGGAATCGTGCAGCCTTATCTCCCCGGTACCCCCGTTTCGGTCGCCGTCCTTATTAACCACAAGGGCCATTGCGTGCACCGATTTCCACCGGCGCTGCAACGGCTCACGGATGATGGTTTTTTCACCTATCAGGGGGGACAAGTCCCGGCGTTAGGCCTGCCGCACTCAATCACCGAACAACTAGCAACCGAAGCTTGCAATGCGGTTCCCGGGCTGCGAGGCTACGTGGGGATCGACTTGATCGTCCCCGCCGACGCCCCCGACTCCGCTGTCGTTGTGGAGATCAATCCACGACTGACGACCAGCTACCTCGGCTATCGCCGCCTTGCGGAAGAGAATCTAGCGGAACGAATCTTGTTTCCCGACAAATTCCCCAACCCGATTCGCTGGCGGTCGCAGACGATCACGTTTACCCCCGACGGACAATTTTCGACCACTACATGA
- a CDS encoding hydantoinase/oxoprolinase family protein, which yields MSILGLDIGGANLKAAAADGQAAVRSFEIWKAPDRLEAELESLFAPFGQPSQFAVTMTAELADCFATKAEGVAHVIRAVQQVAGDRPVRVWRTSGDFVEPAAAIAEPLGVAAANWHALASWTADHFQIDNGLLIDIGSTTTDLIPLVGCKSAAAGLTDPARLQSTELVYTGVRRTPLCAVAVSVPYRGGFCPLAAELFATTQDVYLILQDIDSDESDFHTADGRAATVEMSRARLARMLCCDREEFSLEDARGAAQFIANVQLQILSTAAQRISERQSEPFETVVLSGSGSFLAARLCEASETLRGCKVILLPTETSPAIAEAACAYAVARLAKDADGPA from the coding sequence ATGAGCATACTCGGACTCGATATCGGCGGCGCGAATCTCAAAGCTGCCGCAGCGGACGGACAGGCGGCGGTGCGTAGTTTTGAAATCTGGAAAGCGCCCGACCGCTTGGAAGCGGAATTGGAATCGCTCTTCGCGCCATTTGGGCAGCCGAGTCAATTCGCCGTGACCATGACGGCCGAATTGGCCGATTGCTTTGCGACGAAGGCCGAAGGCGTCGCGCATGTGATCCGCGCGGTCCAGCAAGTCGCGGGTGACCGTCCCGTGCGTGTGTGGCGGACATCCGGGGATTTTGTCGAACCGGCTGCAGCGATCGCCGAACCGCTGGGTGTGGCTGCCGCCAATTGGCATGCCTTGGCCAGTTGGACAGCCGATCATTTTCAGATCGACAACGGATTACTCATTGACATTGGATCGACGACAACCGACTTGATTCCGCTCGTGGGCTGCAAATCGGCCGCGGCAGGATTGACCGATCCCGCGCGACTGCAATCGACGGAATTGGTTTACACTGGCGTTCGCCGCACGCCGCTCTGTGCGGTGGCCGTCTCGGTGCCGTATCGCGGCGGTTTTTGCCCATTGGCGGCAGAGCTATTTGCCACGACGCAGGATGTCTATCTCATTCTGCAGGACATTGACTCCGACGAGAGTGATTTCCACACCGCTGACGGCCGCGCGGCGACCGTCGAGATGTCCCGAGCGCGTTTGGCGCGGATGCTGTGTTGTGATCGCGAGGAATTCTCGCTGGAAGATGCGCGCGGGGCGGCGCAGTTTATTGCGAATGTGCAGCTTCAAATTCTGTCAACCGCTGCCCAGCGAATCAGCGAGCGGCAATCCGAACCGTTCGAGACCGTGGTTCTCTCTGGTTCGGGAAGTTTCTTAGCCGCACGCCTCTGTGAAGCATCGGAAACGCTGCGCGGTTGTAAGGTCATTTTGCTCCCCACAGAAACCTCACCCGCAATCGCCGAAGCAGCCTGTGCTTACGCGGTCGCACGTTTGGCTAAGGATGCGGACGGTCCGGCTTAA
- a CDS encoding thioredoxin-like domain-containing protein, with product MQLNRLYLKPQFIIPNGIISGCLCAAFLFGGQIAVADDATKPKADDAKPAAEKPAADADQPVEEKNPFTRHFRVKDFNGGNGWLNTSGPITPQDLRGKIVILDFWTYCCINCIHILPELKALEKKYPDQLVVIGVHSAKFDNEKGTENIRQAIMRYEIEHPVINDSDMTLWRKFFTRSWPTIGIIDPEGYFVGNNSGEFQHQTIDKHVIQPLLAYHRKKGTLDETPIDFHLERESAQPTPLRYPGKLLADEAADRLYISDSNNNRIVITTLDGELVDIIGNGNMGTDDGGYDTATFDHPQGMALRGDALYIADTENHLIRKVDLKTKQVATLAGTGEQNRSRRVGKELLTTALNSPWALSAIGDQLYIAMAGPHQMWVLDETAGTVRPFAGSGREDVIDGPLFESALAQPSGVATDGEFLYVVDSEASAVRKIDLAPEGNVTTLVGKNGGGLFRFGDVDGVGAEVKLQHPLGITYHNGKLYVADSYNHKIKVVDIDTRQCTTFLGTGTAGNKAQPPQFSEPAGLAVAGSRLYIADTNNHQIRVADLDSQQVTTLEIAGLMPPSPPKAVAKQRPLKNVTKLPPTEIAAGKTLPFAVQLDIPDGFKINSLAPVTYRVTTQGEQSLIAAKHLGVRGEADFVDGAAEFALPLEQETGATTLLISVTYQFCRDGVGGLCKIRTANWSLPITVKPAATERAVKLTVPAPER from the coding sequence ATGCAGCTCAACCGACTTTACTTAAAACCTCAGTTCATCATTCCAAACGGCATCATTAGCGGTTGCTTGTGTGCCGCTTTTCTTTTTGGCGGGCAAATCGCCGTCGCTGATGACGCCACCAAGCCCAAAGCGGATGATGCAAAGCCGGCAGCCGAAAAACCAGCAGCCGATGCTGACCAACCAGTCGAAGAGAAAAATCCGTTCACCCGCCATTTCCGCGTCAAAGATTTCAATGGCGGCAACGGCTGGTTGAATACATCCGGTCCAATCACGCCGCAAGACTTGCGGGGCAAAATCGTCATCCTCGATTTTTGGACCTACTGCTGCATCAACTGCATTCATATTTTGCCGGAACTGAAAGCGCTTGAAAAGAAATACCCCGATCAATTGGTCGTTATCGGCGTCCATTCGGCCAAATTCGACAATGAGAAGGGGACCGAGAATATTCGCCAAGCGATCATGCGTTATGAAATCGAACACCCGGTCATCAACGATTCAGACATGACGTTGTGGCGCAAGTTTTTCACGCGATCCTGGCCCACCATCGGTATTATCGATCCCGAAGGCTATTTTGTGGGCAACAACTCGGGCGAATTCCAACACCAAACCATCGACAAACACGTCATCCAGCCGTTACTCGCATATCACCGTAAAAAAGGGACGCTGGACGAGACCCCCATCGACTTTCACCTGGAACGCGAAAGTGCGCAACCGACTCCGCTGCGCTATCCCGGCAAACTGCTGGCCGATGAAGCTGCCGATCGGTTGTATATCTCCGACAGCAACAACAATCGTATTGTCATCACCACGCTTGATGGCGAATTGGTGGACATCATCGGCAATGGCAACATGGGCACCGACGACGGCGGATACGACACCGCTACGTTCGATCATCCCCAAGGCATGGCTCTGCGGGGTGACGCGCTATACATCGCCGACACCGAAAATCACCTCATCCGCAAAGTCGACCTCAAAACCAAGCAAGTCGCGACGTTGGCCGGTACGGGTGAACAAAATCGATCCCGCAGAGTTGGCAAAGAGTTGCTGACGACCGCATTAAACAGCCCTTGGGCGTTGTCAGCCATCGGCGACCAACTTTACATCGCGATGGCCGGTCCACACCAGATGTGGGTGCTCGACGAAACCGCTGGCACGGTACGGCCCTTTGCGGGTTCCGGCCGTGAGGATGTTATTGATGGACCGTTGTTCGAGTCGGCGCTGGCACAACCCTCAGGCGTGGCGACGGATGGTGAATTTCTGTATGTCGTGGACAGCGAAGCGTCGGCGGTCCGCAAAATCGACTTAGCCCCCGAGGGAAATGTCACCACGCTTGTCGGCAAAAACGGCGGCGGACTGTTCCGTTTTGGTGATGTCGACGGTGTCGGCGCCGAAGTCAAACTGCAACACCCGCTGGGGATTACCTACCACAACGGCAAGTTGTATGTTGCCGACAGCTACAATCACAAAATCAAAGTGGTGGATATCGACACGCGTCAGTGCACGACTTTCCTGGGAACCGGCACGGCAGGCAACAAAGCTCAGCCGCCGCAGTTCTCCGAACCGGCAGGACTGGCTGTAGCGGGATCGCGGTTGTACATCGCTGATACCAACAATCATCAAATCCGCGTGGCCGATCTGGATAGCCAGCAAGTCACAACGTTGGAAATCGCCGGTTTAATGCCCCCCTCGCCACCGAAAGCGGTCGCCAAACAGCGCCCGCTGAAGAATGTCACGAAACTGCCCCCCACTGAAATCGCTGCCGGCAAAACGCTCCCCTTTGCGGTGCAGTTGGACATTCCAGACGGTTTTAAAATCAACTCACTCGCACCCGTTACTTACCGTGTGACCACTCAGGGAGAGCAATCGCTGATTGCCGCTAAACATCTGGGCGTTCGGGGCGAAGCTGATTTCGTTGATGGAGCGGCAGAGTTTGCGTTGCCGCTTGAGCAGGAAACCGGCGCAACGACGTTGTTGATCTCGGTGACTTATCAATTTTGCCGCGATGGTGTTGGCGGACTCTGTAAAATCCGCACGGCCAATTGGTCGCTCCCCATCACAGTCAAACCTGCTGCGACGGAACGGGCTGTGAAACTCACCGTTCCCGCCCCGGAAAGATAA